Genomic segment of Pseudothermotoga sp.:
CGGTGGTGCAGTCAGGTTGCATGGGACTGTGCGAAGTGGAGCCCACCGTTGAGGTTCGATTGGAAGGTCAAGAGCCAGTGGTGTATGGGCACGTTACGCCGGAGAACGCGAAAAGAATCGTGAAACTTCACATAATGGCAAACCAGATTGTCTCCGACCTGATGGTGAGAAAAGGAGAGATGTGAAGTGCCACTCACTACAAGCACGGTCTTGATATGTGCCGGAGGAGCGTGCATCTCTTCAGGTGAGGCGAGCGTCAAGGAGGCCCTCAAAAAAGAAATAAGAAAATATGGCCTCGATGAGGTTGTAAGGGTTGTGGAAACTGGGTGCATGGGTGCCTGCAGTTTAGGTCCGATCATCGTCATCTATCCAGATGGTGTTTTTTATCAGAAGCTCACACCTCGTGCTGCTGAAAAGATCGTTCAAGAGCATCTCTTGAAAGGTAGGATCGTTCAGGAGTATCTGTACAAGATGCCCACGGGAGAGGTCGTACCGGAGGCCATGGACAAGCTCCCGTTCTTCGCAAAGCAGGTGAAAATTGCGACACGCAACGTGGGCTACATTGACCCTTCGAACATAGAAGAATACATCGCGAGGGACGGTTACTTTGCCCTCAACAAGGTCCTAACCCAAATGAGTCCAGAACAAGTGATAGAAGAGATCAAACGCAGTGGGTTGAGAGGTAGAGGCGGTGCCGGTTTCCCAACGGGACTGAAATGGGAGCTGACGAGGAAAGCGAAAGGTGATAGAAAATACATCGTTTGCAACGCGGATGAAGGTGATCCCGGGGCTTTCATGGATAGATCCATACTTGAGGGTGATCCACACACAGTTTTGGAAGCAATGGTGATAGCAGGATACGCGATAGGTGCCCATCAAGGTTACATATACGTCCGTGCGGAGTATCCTTTAGCGATAGAAAGACTCCAGATCGCCATAGCTCAAGCGAAAGAGTTCGGCTTTTTGGGTGAAAATATCCTCGGCAGCGAGTTCGGATTCGATATCGAAATACGCATCGGAGCGGGTGCGTTCGTGTGCGGTGAAGAAACCGCTCTGATCGCCTCCATCGAGGGAAAAAGAGGTCAACCGAGGGTCAAACCTCCATACCCAGCGCAAAGTGGTGTGTGGGGTTGTCCCACCGTGATAAACAACGTGGAAACGTTCGCCTGTGTGCCACCCATCATTATAAAGGGAGCAGACTGGTTCAGGAGCATCGGAACGCCGACTTCCCCTGGAACCAAAGTCTTCGCACTGGCGGGAAAGATCACCAACACTGGGTTGGTCGAAGTACCTATGGGCATCACAATAAAAGAACTGCTCTACGAAATAGGTGGTGGTTCCTCGACGGGCAAGAAGATCAAAGCTGTTCAAACCGGAGGACCGAGTGGAGGCTGTATCCCATCCGAATACTTCGATACACCGGTGGACTATGAATCTCTCCAAAAGCTTGGAGCCATCATGGGTTCAGGCGGAATGATCGTCATGGATGAGGACGATTGCATGGTGGACGTTGCGAGATTCTTCTTGGAATTCACCGTGGACGAATCGTGTGGCAAATGCACGCCCTGTAGAGAAGGAACACGCCAGATGTTGAAGATTTTGGAAAAGATAACTTCTGGCGAAGGAAGTGAAAAAGATCTGATCGAACTGGAAACGCTTGGCAACATCATAAAAGATACATCTCTGTGTGGACTTGGTCAAACTGCACCCAATCCAGTGCTGAGCACTCTCAGGTACTACCGTCACGAGTACGAGGCGCACGTTAGAGAAAAAAGATGTCCAGCTCTGCGTTGTAAAGCCCTCGTGAGGTACGTCATCGATCCATCGAAATGCGTTGGTTGTACCGCTTGTGCACGCGTTTGTCCCGTCAACGCGATAAGTGGTGAACTCAGGAAGGTTCACACGATAGACAACGATGTGTGCGTGAGGTGTGGAAGCTGCATAGAGGTTTGTAGGTTTGGAGCCATAAGCAAAGTCTCACCGTGAAGGGGGAGTAGCTGGTGGTCGACCGCGAAGCGATCGTTAATCTGGTGCGAAACATAAAGCAACAGGCACTCGAAGAGCGCGATATGCTCATCAATGCTTTGCATCAAATACAGAACCATTTTGGTAGCTACATACCTGTGGAAGCGGCGAAACTCGTGGCTGAAGAACTCAACGTTCCCGAGTCCAAAGTCTATGAGGTGCTCACGTTCTACACGATGTTTTCGATCAAACCGAGGGGAAAGTACGTTGTGAGAGTTTGTGTCAATTTACCTTGCCACGTCACTGGAGGTAGACAGATCATCGAGACGCTCAAGCAAACGCTGGGTATCGATTTTGACCAAACGACGAGTGACGGTCTGTTCACACTCGAAAGAACCAGCTGTCTGGGGCTCTGCGGTGTGGCACCGGTCATCATGGTGAACGATGAGTACTACGGCGACCTCACGCCTAAAAAGGTTAAAGAGCTCATCGAGAGCCTCAGAGCGAGGGGTGAGGGCAGATGAAGCCCATATTGGTCTTAGTATCGGTGGACTCGAACAGCATTCTGCTTGGAGCAAAGCAGTTCGTCAACTATTTGAAGGAAGCGATCGAAAAGTACAACCTCAGAGATACGGTGGACGTGCTCGAAACTGGTAGCATGGGTGTCTACACTCAAGGTGTCGTCATGGCAATCTTCCCAGACGACATCTATTATTCCGTTCGCTCCATTGAAGATGTAGAAAAGATCGTTTCTGAACATCTGCTCAAAGGCCGAGCTGTTCTTCCACTCGAGCTACCCAAAGAGCGTTTGAAACTCGTCGTCGAAAAGGAGAGAGTGACGGAAGAGGTTCGCATAGTTCTGAGGAACGTGGGTGTGATAGATCCAAAAAGTATAGATCAGTACATCGCCAGAGACGGTTACTTTGCACTCCACAAGGCTTTGTTCGAAATGACCCCACAACAAGTCATCCAAACGATCAAGGAATCCGGTTTGAGAGGTAGAGGCGGTGCCGGTTTCCCAACGGGGTTGAAGTGGGAATTCACGGCGAAAGTTCAAGCCGATCAGAAATACGTGGTCTGCAACGCGGATGAAGGTGAACCAGGTACGTTCAAAGACAGGTTGATCATGGAGGGTGACCCACACTCAGTTATAGAGGCGATGATAATCTGTGGATACGCCGTTGGAGCAACGAAGGGATACATATACATCAGAGGAGAGTATTACGGCTCGGTCGAGAACGTCCAGAAAGCCATCAAGGATGCCTACGAATATGGATTCCTCGGTAAAAACATTCTCGGCAGTGGGTTCTCGTTCGATCTCACGGTGAGACTTGGAGCGGGTGCTTACGTCTGTGGTGAGGAGACTGCACTTTTGGAATCGATAGAAGGCAAATCGGGCAGACCGAGGCTCAAGCCACCATACCCTCCAACGCAGGGTTTGTTCGGCAAGCCAACGGTCATAAACAACGTCGAAACGTTCGCAAACGTACCGCAGATAATCTTGAACGGTGCGAATTGGTTCAAGCAGTTCGGAACGAAGGGATCACCCGGCACGAAGGTTTTCTCTTTGGTGGGAAACGTCGTCAAGAGAGGCATCGTCGAAGTTCCGATGGGCATCAGCGTCCGAGAACTCATCTACAGATTCGGAGGAGGTCTCCTCGGCGGTAAACGTTTGTACATGGTTCAGACTGGCGGTACGGCTGGCACATTCATAGGCGTCGACAAGCTCGATGTGCCATTGGATTATGAATCTTTCCGAGATCACGGTGTGTCGATCGGTTCAGGCGTGATCCTCGCGATGGACGAGGACGTTTGTCCCGTGGATGTGGCGTTGAACACGATGGAATTCTTCGAGCATGAATCGTGCGGAAAATGTACTCCGTGCCGTGAAGGTACAAGGCTTGCGGTGCAAATCCTCAGAAAGATGAGTAAAGGTCAAGGTCAAAAGGAAGATCTCGAAACGTTGAAGCAGATCGCTCTAGTCACCCAAGAAGCTTCCCTGTGTGGTCTTGGTCAGAGCATCAACGTTCCACTCCTCTCCATCCTAGACAACTTCAAAGAAGATTTCGTCAACCACATAGGTGCTTCGAGTTGTCCAAGGGGAGTCTGTAGGTTCGAAAAACCCACCAAAGTCAAGACGAAGGTTTGACTGTGTGCTCGGCCTGTGGGCCGAGCATACTTTCTATCGCGATCGTTTCTCTAAACGATTTGCTCAGATCGTAAACGTACCGACCCGATTTTCTTTTCTTAGTCAATATTCCCATCTTGTGTAAAGCCCTAACCAGGTGTGACGATTCTTTTCCCCTGATTTCGTTGAGTGCAGTGACCGTCAATGGTCCGTTCAGCGCTATCGCCGCAACGATCTCGAGCTGACCCAATGTTAACTTCGCTGCACGCACGTTGGTCGCCTTCATGGCGAGCTGTGAATAATCAGATTTCGTGTAGAATCTGTAGACGTCCCCGATCTTTTTGAGTTCTACTCCGTGGCGATCCTCGAGGTATTCTTTCTCTATTTCCTCGATTATCGGGATGAGCTTTTCTTCCTCCACCTTGAGCAAGTTTGAAATCTTTTTCAGAGTCGTTCCACGACTCGCGAAAAGGATCGCTTCAACTGCCGCTCTGAGGTTCAAATCCTTCGTACCTCCTGAGTAACATCTTTCCATCTTCAGTGGCGATGAGGCACTTCTTCAGATGTATCAGCTCCAACACGGCGAGGAATCGTACGATCAGTTCGTACCTGCTGGCCGATTCTCTCAACACTTCATACACGCTTAACTCATGCTCGACCGTCAATCTCTCCAATAATTCTTCCATGATTTGTTCCACGGTCATCGGAGATCTTTTGATCCTGAGGGCAGACGTTCTGATGTTCATTTCCTCCAGTATGGCTTTCAAAACCTTGAGTAATTTCTCCTGTTGGACGTACGGCATTGGAGTGACGCGCACACGTTTTCTCAAAAAAAGATCTTTCACATCCTTTTCGAGATGCTCCGCAAACTGCTTCACTTGCTCGTAAAGTTCTATCCTTCTGTAAAGATCTTCTTCCAACTTCATCAAATGCCGTTTTTCCCTCTCGGAAAGCGACGGGAGTAGATACTTCGATTTCAATTCCATCAAATGCGACGCCATGACGAAAAAATCGGAAGCTAGCTGTAGATCGAGCCTTTTCATCCGCTCAACGTATTCGATGAACTCGTCGGCCAGTTGAGAAATAGGTATCTGTCGCACGTTTATTCTGCGCTTCTTCACCAAATGTAGCAGAAGATCCAATGGCCCTTCGAACTGTGGCAATTTGAAAACGAGTTCCAAAACATCACCTCAAAAGAGCAAATTCATCCTCTCTCTGACCAACCTCATCGTCCGCTCCGCCACACTCTTTGCCTTCCGATTACCCTCTTCTATGACGTCCTTTGTGAAACGCTCATCTATCTTGGAATATCTTTCCCAAATGGGTTCGAGTTCTTTTTTCATGTTCTTCAAAAGGAGCTTCTTGCAGTCGATACAACCAATCTTCGCCTTGGTGCATCCTTCGAACACCCACTGTTTCTCCTCTTCGCTTATTCCAAACGCTCTGTGGTAATCCCACACGGGACATTTGTTCGGATCACCAGGATCCGTTCTGCGTTTCCGTGCCGGATCTGTGACCATGGGTAGTATGCTCTTCTCAAGTTCTTCCGACGTGTTCTCCAATGGTATGATGTTTCCATAGCTTTTACTCATCTTTCTTCCGTCGGTACCAGGCAGTTTGGGAACGATCGAGAGTATCACTTCAGGCTCAGGAAAAGTCTGACCGTACAGATAGTTGAATCTCCTGGCGATCTCCCTGGTGAGCTCCACGTGGTACACCTGATCTTCCCCAACTGGAACACCCTCAGCCAAATAGATGAGTATATCGGCCGCCTGAAGCACCGGGTACAAAAGAAAGCCGGTGTTGGAAAGGTCTTTATCGGACAGTTGCTGTTTCATCTCTTTGTAGGTGGGTACCCTCTCCAACCACGGTAGAGGAACGATCATTGAAAACAACAAAGCAAGCTCTGCGTGCTCTTTCACTCCAGATTGAACGAAGAGCACGGACTTATTCGGATCCAAACCGCACGCCAGGAATGCCCTCATGACCTCGACGGTGTTCTGCTGGAGTTGCTTGGTATCTTCGTAGGCAGTGGTCAACGCGTGCCAATCCGCAACGAAGAAAAAACACTCATGACCCATATCTTGGAGTGACTTCCAGTTCCTGAGGGCCCCCACGTAGTTTCCAATGTGAGGTTTGCCCGTGGGTCTAACACCACTGAGAAGCCTCAAAAACGATCACCCCTCGACGCGATCCGAGCGACGCGGTTCATGAGGATGGCCGTCGTGACGACACCGACACCTCCTGGTACGGGTGTGAGTGTCGCTCTGTTTGCAACTTCCGGATCCACATCACCGACGATCCTATCGTTCACAACGTTTATACCAACATCTATCACTATCGCTCCTTCTCTGACCATGTGTGGTTTCAAAAAGTTGGCCTTTCCAACGGCCACGACGATTATGTCGGCTCGTGCAGTCATTTCACCGATGTCTCTCGTCTTCGTATGACAAACTGTCACTGTGGCACTGCGATCCCTCCTGAGCAACATCACGGACAACGGGAGTCCGACTGTGTTACTCCTACCCAAGATGACGGCGTTTTTGCCCGTCAAGTCCGTCGTCCTTGTGAGGATTTCAACCACAGCTGCAGCTGTGCAGGGAGCGAACGTCTCTTCTCCGTACATGAGTCGTCCAAGATTCACAGGGTTTCTACCCTCCACGTCTTTGTCTGGATTTATGAGGCAAGCGATCTTCAGTTCGTCGACTCCTGCCGGCAAGGGATGTGCCACGAAGATGCCATGAACGGTGTCATCGTTACAAGCTTTTAAGAGTTTCTCTTGGAAAGTTTCAACGCTTTCAAACACCAATATCTCGTGTTCTATGTTCAACGCCTTAGCTTTTTTCTGCTGATTTCTCAGATACGCGAGTGTGCTTTCGTCAGGATTGATAGCGAAACTCACCAGTTTTGGTTTGACACGGCTCGATAGATTCAACGTTTCCTCATCGATCGACTTCGCTATGGTTTTACAGTCGATGTACAAGAAGACCACCAGCCTTCAGAAAAGACCAATTATATTACCATCCGGATCGATATCGATGTTCACCGCATTCGGCTTCTTCCCCAGTCCAGGCATCAACATGATGTCTCCGCACACCGCAACGACGAAACCTGCCCCAGCCGAAAGCAGAAAGTCTCTCACCGTGAAGGTGTAATCTCTGGGAGCACCCAACTTCGCAGGATCGTCCGAGATGGAATACTGAGTCTTCGCCACTATGACGGGTAAGTTCCCATAACCGTTCTGTTCGAGTCTTTCTAGAGACTCTTCGGCATCCTTCGTGAAGGCCACATCCTTGGCCCTGTAGATTTCTCTGGCGAGAACATCTATTTTCTTTCGAATGGGTTCCGAAGCGTCGAACAACGGCCGATAATTGGTTCCATCGGCCAGTTGCACAACTTTTCTTGCCAGATCCAACGCGCCCTCTGAACCTTTTGCGAACGCCTCGTTGACCGCTACGGCGACATTCAACTTTTCAACTTTTTCACACAAAAATTCTATCTCTTGCGGGGCGTCCGTATCGAAACGGTTCACCGCAACGACCACCGGTAAACCGTACTTTCTCATGTTTTCGATGTGAACCTTCAAATTCTCGATGCCCCGATGCAACGCTTCGATGTTCGGTGTGCCGAGCTCTTTCAAGTTCATACCACCGTGGTACTTCAAAGCGCGCACGGTTGCAACGATAACGATCAGTGATGGTTTAAAGCCAGCCGTCGGTGCAACGAAATCTAAGAACTTTTCCGCACCAAGGTCCGATCCGAAGCCAGTCTCCGTTACAACAAAGTCACTCAACCCCAAGGCCATCTTCGTTGCGATGATCGAATTCGTACCGTGGGCGATGTTCGCGAAAGGTCCACCGTGAATGAACGCTGGAGTATTCTCGCTGGTCTGTACTAGGTTTGGATTCAGCGCGTCTTTCAAAAGCACGGCGACAGATCCTTGGACCTTCAAATCAAAAACTCTCACAGGCTTGTTCGTCCTGGTCCAGCCTATCACGACTTCCCCAACACGCTTTTTGAGATCTTGAAGATCTTTGGCGAGACAGAGTATGGCCATGATCTCTGAAGCTGCCGTGATCACGAATCCATCCTGTCTTGGATAACCGTTCGCGTGTCCCCCCAGCCCCACGATGATCTGTCTGAGCGCTCGATCGTTCATATCCATAGCCCTTGGCCAGCTGATCCTCGTCACATCGATGTCTAGTTCGTTTCCAAACTTTATGTGCGCATCTATCATGGCGGATATCAAGTTGTGGGCACTCGTGACTGCGTGTATGTCACCGGTGAAATGCAAGTTGATGTCTTCCATCGGCAACACTTGAGCTTTCCCACCGCCGGTGGCACCACCCTTTATGCCGAACACAGGTCCAAGAGAAGGCTCTCTCAAGGTCACGATAGAGCTGTAACCGAGCTTGTTGATGGCCATAGACAAACCTATGCTCGTGGTGGTTTTACCCTCGCCGGCGGGTGTGGGAGTCATGGCAGTGACGACGATCAGCTTACCCTTCGGTTCGAGATGATTCAAAAGTTTGTGTGAAACCTTCGCCACGTGATCTCCGTAAAACTTCAAGTACTCTGGAGGGATAGAAAGCGCCTCCGCGATCTTTCTGATCGGTTTCAGCTGAAACGTGGACGAACCAGCCACTCCCATCATCCCCCTTCACAAGCGCCATTTTTCTTCGGCGGCGAACTGCTTGGCTATCTTATCGAGAACACCGTTGACGAATTTTCCACTGTTGTCAGTACCGTACCTCTTGGCCAATTCGATGGCTTCATCCAGTGTGACTTGAACGGGTACGTCTCCTTCGTACAAAAGTTCGTAAGTTCCTAGACGCAACACGCATTTGTCCACCAGTGATAGTCTGTCCAAAGTCCAATTCTCCAAGCACGAAGTTATCTTACTGTCTATCGAATCGAGGTTCTCATAGATCCCTTTCACGTACCGCTCGACGTCTCGACGGATCGAATCTGACTTTTCTTTACCAAGAACTTCCTCAAGAATGGCTTCCACGGAATCCTTACGAAATTCATTCTGAAATATCGCTCTGAAAACTAAATCCCTCATTCTGCTGCGGCGTGTCACGTTGGATCACTCCTTCGTCTCTTCCTCCCCTTCACGAGAAATACTGGATTCTTCAACGTCATCGATCACCACGTTCACTGAAATCACCTGTTGGTCTGTCATCCTTTCGATATCCAGTTTCACTTGTTCCATGAGCTTTCTGGCGATTTCGACGAACGGTCTGCCGAAGGGTGCCGTAACTCTCATCGAAACGATTATGCTGTCTTCAGGGGTTCTATCCACATCGATCGATTTTCTGAGTTTTTTCTGCTTTCTCTCATCGGTCAGATCGAGCACCGAACAGGCACTTCTGAAAGCGATTTCTCTTATCGCGTTGTCGGATATGTCAATGGTTCCGAATCCTTTCTCCATCTCGTCACCCCCTCAAGCTCTCTCTAAGTACTCTCCAGTTCTAGTGTCAACCTTGATCAGTTCACCGGTTTCCACGAAGAACGGTACTGTGAGCCTCAAACCAGTTTCCAAAACGGCTGGTTTACCGCTGCCCGCAACTGTGTCACCCTTGAAACCTGGTTCAGTCTCCACGACTCTGAGAACGACAACGTTGGGGAGTTGAACTCCTATAGGACTGTCACCGAGCATCATGATGTCCACTTCAAGGTTCTCCGTCAAGTACCATTTGGCGTCACCGATCTCCTCTTCGCTGAAAGCGTACTGCTCATAGTCATCGAGAGACATGAAGTAATAGTGATCTCCATCGTTGTAGAGATACTGAGCTTTCTTGTATGTCAAGTCTGCCTCGGGGACTCTATCTCCACTGCTGAACGTGACGTCTCTGACGAGTCCCGTCTTCACATTTTTGAGTTTGGTCCTAACCAAACCTCGACCCATCGCCATGTGATGCTTGTTCACGTCCAAAACTCTGTAAGGCTCACCTTCGTACATGATCACCATACCTTTTCTCAGATCTGTGACCTCTATCAAACTCATCCACCTCCAGTCAGATCGATTGAATTCTTCTATCGAGGCGAGTGAGTCTCTCTAAGCGATCCTCGCGGATCACAACATCCTCCTCTATTCTAACACCGAACCTACCTTCGATATAGATCCCTGGTTCGATCGTCACCACCGCACCCACGGGTAGAACAGACTCGTTGGCTTGACTCACTCTGGGTGCCTCATGAACCTCCAACCCCAAGCCATGGCCGAGCCCATGACCAAAGTATTCACCAAAGCCACGATCGATGATGTGGTTGCGTGCGATGGAATCCAACTCCTTTCCGCTCATGCGCCCGTTGCCTCTCTCGAGCGCCAGTGTCTGTGCTTCGAAAACGGCGTTGTAGATCTTCAAAAAGTCTTCGTCTGGCTTACCGAGGAAAAAAGTTCTCGTTATGTCCGCACAGTAACCGTTGAATTTGGCACCGAAATCGAACAGAATTGGCTCGTTCATCTTTATTTTTCGCTCTGAAGGTCTGCCGTGAGGCAGGGCCGTCCTCGGACCTGAGATCACGATCGTTTCGAACGCGGGACCATCCGCACCGAGTTTCTTCATTCTGTACTCTAGTTCCGCAGCGATGTCTTTCTCACAGACCCCCTCTTTAACGAGTTGCAGGGTTTGCACGAGGGATTCCTCGCTGATCTCTATAGCCCTCTTCATGTTCTCTATTTCCTGTGGTTCTTTCACCATGCGCATCTGTTCGATGATCTTGTCAACGGGTTTGTAGGTAGCTTGGTATTTTTCGGTGAGTTTTAGATACGTATCGTGACTGATGCGTGAAAATTCGAGGCCTACCACCTTCGGACCGAGTCTTTGAAGCACGCTCGAAACGGTGTCAAGAACATTCACACCACGATGTTCAACGAGCGCGAACTTTGTCTGTTGCTTGGCTTGTTCGAAATATCTCGAGTCCGTGATGATGAACTGTTGATCTTTTGTGATCACAAGGAAACTGAAAGAGCCCGTGAACCCCGACAGATACATCGTGGTCGGTTTCGAAGAGTACTCGACGTTGCATATGAGAACTGCTTCGATCCCTTCCGCTTCGAAAGCTTCGATGAATTTTTTGATCCTCTCCAAGATAGATCACCTCCATCGTTTCGATTGTACAATATCTCGCGAGGTGAAGAGATCTCATGAGAAATGTCGAACAACTGATCGAGAAGATTGTGAAACTTTTTCCCCGTGAAAAGTTCCGCGCAGATCCATTCAGAATACTCATCTGTACGATACTGAGCCAACGCACACGTGACGAAAACACAGAGAAAGCCTGTGAAAAACTCTTCGCCAGATACGGCAACGTCTTCGAACTCGCCAGAGCGTCCGCCGAAGATCTTCACGAACTCATAAGAGAGAGTGGCATGTACAGACAAAAAGCTGAGAGGATAGTTCGAGTCGCAAGGTTGATCGTTGAAAGATACGGTGGGAAGGTACCAAACACGCTGGAAGAACTGTTGAAACTGCCCGGTGTGGGTAGAAAGACGGCGAACATAGTTCTTTACCATGGATTCGATCAACCGGCCATCGCCGTCGACACACACGTTCATAGGATCTCCAACCGGCTGGGATTGGTGAGAACGAAGAAGCCGGAGGAAACGGAGGAGGAACTCAAAAAGATCGTGCCCGAACGTTTTTGGG
This window contains:
- a CDS encoding Xaa-Pro peptidase family protein, coding for MERIKKFIEAFEAEGIEAVLICNVEYSSKPTTMYLSGFTGSFSFLVITKDQQFIITDSRYFEQAKQQTKFALVEHRGVNVLDTVSSVLQRLGPKVVGLEFSRISHDTYLKLTEKYQATYKPVDKIIEQMRMVKEPQEIENMKRAIEISEESLVQTLQLVKEGVCEKDIAAELEYRMKKLGADGPAFETIVISGPRTALPHGRPSERKIKMNEPILFDFGAKFNGYCADITRTFFLGKPDEDFLKIYNAVFEAQTLALERGNGRMSGKELDSIARNHIIDRGFGEYFGHGLGHGLGLEVHEAPRVSQANESVLPVGAVVTIEPGIYIEGRFGVRIEEDVVIREDRLERLTRLDRRIQSI
- the nth gene encoding endonuclease III — its product is MRNVEQLIEKIVKLFPREKFRADPFRILICTILSQRTRDENTEKACEKLFARYGNVFELARASAEDLHELIRESGMYRQKAERIVRVARLIVERYGGKVPNTLEELLKLPGVGRKTANIVLYHGFDQPAIAVDTHVHRISNRLGLVRTKKPEETEEELKKIVPERFWGPLNGSMVEFGRTICLPIKPKCEVCPLNSDCEYFFQKRR